In the genome of Augochlora pura isolate Apur16 chromosome 8, APUR_v2.2.1, whole genome shotgun sequence, one region contains:
- the LOC144474532 gene encoding uncharacterized protein LOC144474532 isoform X2 produces the protein MENLTLSPTMSAKLKSRELAKKMKCGSPKLQEVLRERCRLKMREKRGQLFNSSRFGLEIESENIRTTLSQIIRKELKTIATTDNDPTVNPFFRFNSEPIGLEDAFELENEIVKEEGSDEKVEARESKKTVEEIEEPKTTERYN, from the exons ATGGAGAATCTTACGCTCAGTCCAACAATGTCAGCAAAATTAAAGTCTCGCGAGCTCgcgaaaaaaatgaaatgtggATCACCGAAGTTGCAAGAAGTACTTCGAGAG AGATGCCGGCtaaaaatgagagagaaaaggggaCAGTTGTTTAACAGTAGCAGATTTGGTCTGGAAATCGAGTCAGAGAATATACGAACCACCTTATCCCAAATTATAcgaaaagaattgaaaactaTCGCGACTACTGATAATGATCCAACTGTGAACCCCTTTTTCCGATTTAATAGCGAGCCGATTGGTCTAGAGGATGCATTTGaacttgaaaatgaaatagtgAAGGAAGAGG GCTCAGATGAAAAAGTGGAAGCACGAGAATCGAAGAAAACTGTCGAAGAGATTGAGGAACCGAAGACAACGGAAAGATATAACTAA
- the LOC144474532 gene encoding RIP-like protein isoform X1 gives MENLTLSPTMSAKLKSRELAKKMKCGSPKLQEVLRERCRLKMREKRGQLFNSSRFGLEIESENIRTTLSQIIRKELKTIATTDNDPTVNPFFRFNSEPIGLEDAFELENEIVKEEEQWILNEYEKMSQEELESLALTADHIVDEVICPMCQTSNLVEVARQIICTFCVFKLNNMRLTDVAYLISKSVNSHSANCKMSPGFMQLNELNEKSLYLFCEKCSTLSLVLKIE, from the exons ATGGAGAATCTTACGCTCAGTCCAACAATGTCAGCAAAATTAAAGTCTCGCGAGCTCgcgaaaaaaatgaaatgtggATCACCGAAGTTGCAAGAAGTACTTCGAGAG AGATGCCGGCtaaaaatgagagagaaaaggggaCAGTTGTTTAACAGTAGCAGATTTGGTCTGGAAATCGAGTCAGAGAATATACGAACCACCTTATCCCAAATTATAcgaaaagaattgaaaactaTCGCGACTACTGATAATGATCCAACTGTGAACCCCTTTTTCCGATTTAATAGCGAGCCGATTGGTCTAGAGGATGCATTTGaacttgaaaatgaaatagtgAAGGAAGAGG AACAATGGATTTTGAATGAATATGAAAAAATGTCTCAGGAAGAATTAGAGTCATTAGCATTAACTGCAGATCACATAGTTGATGAGGTTATCTGTCCTATGTGTCAGACATCTAATCTTGTTGAAGTAGCGAGAcaaataatatgtacattttgtgtctttaaattgaataatatgaGGCTAACAGATGTAGCGTATTTAATCAGTAAATCTGTAAATAGCCATTCtgcaaattgtaaaatgtcaCCAGGTTTCATGCAATTAAATGAGCTCAATGAAAAGagtttgtatttattttgtgaGAAGTGTTCTACATTGTCACTAGtacttaaaattgaataa
- the LOC144474617 gene encoding uncharacterized protein LOC144474617 isoform X2 — protein sequence MSMKKESPWDVELHLAAARGDAKRLRVLLDSGRVHVDCKDKDGTTPLILAAAGGHIEAVTELLQQGADPNARRLTGTTALFFAAQGGYMDIAGLLLEHGAAVDSCSIDGGTPLFVACQCGHLDVVEGLIERGANPNAHMKDGATALFIAAQNGHVRILEVLLEHGAKTDAARTDGATPLWIGAQMGHDHVVRRLLKAGAKVDATRHDGATPLFKAAHKGHTAVVGELLKYRPSLGILPNGESALHAAALTGQMTVARQLVGAGADPLLVNQEGVTPLQLAIRHSQTQVANYLKDKVRTRTGTS from the exons ATGTCTATGAAG aaAGAGTCCCCGTGGGATGTGGAGCTGCACTTGGCTGCAGCGCGCGGCGACGCCAAACGTCTGCGGGTCCTCCTGGACTCGGGACGGGTCCACGTCGACTGCAAGGACAAG GATGGGACGACTCCTTTAATATTGGCCGCCGCCGGAGGGCACATTGAGGCAGTCACCGAATTGCTGCAACAAGGGGCGGATCCTAATGCCAGAAGGCTG ACCGGCACCACGGCGCTCTTCTTCGCCGCCCAGGGCGGCTACATGGACATCGCCGGCCTTCTATTGGAGCACGGCGCCGCGGTGGACTCGTGTAGCATA GACGGCGGTACCCCACTTTTCGTCGCGTGCCAGTGCGGTCACCTGGACGTGGTGGAGGGTCTGATCGAAAGAGGCGCCAATCCGAACGCTCACATGAAG GATGGAGCTACGGCCCTCTTCATCGCGGCTCAGAACGGCCACGTGCGTATCCTGGAGGTTCTTCTGGAGCACGGGGCGAAGACGGACGCTGCTCGGACCGACGGTGCCACGCCTTTATGGATAGGAGCACAAATGGGACACGATCACGTCGTGAGAAGGCTTCTGAAAGCTGGCGCGAAGGTCGATGCCACCAGACAC GATGGGGCAACCCCGCTCTTTAAGGCGGCTCATAAGGGACATACTGCCGTGGTCGGGGAACTCCTCAAGTACCGTCCGTCGCTCGGGATTCTTCCA AACGGTGAAAGCGCGCTTCACGCAGCAGCCTTAACAGGACAAATGACAGTGGCGAGGCAACTGGTGGGAGCAGGAGCGGACCCTTTGCTCGTCAACCAAGAGGGTGTCACGCCTCTTCAGTTGGCAATTAGACACTCGCAGACTCAAGTCGCGAATTATCTGAAGGATAAAGTTAGAACACGGACCGGGACGTCTTAG
- the LOC144474617 gene encoding uncharacterized protein LOC144474617 isoform X1, with protein sequence MMIGKIDTRAPLRVETKESPWDVELHLAAARGDAKRLRVLLDSGRVHVDCKDKDGTTPLILAAAGGHIEAVTELLQQGADPNARRLTGTTALFFAAQGGYMDIAGLLLEHGAAVDSCSIDGGTPLFVACQCGHLDVVEGLIERGANPNAHMKDGATALFIAAQNGHVRILEVLLEHGAKTDAARTDGATPLWIGAQMGHDHVVRRLLKAGAKVDATRHDGATPLFKAAHKGHTAVVGELLKYRPSLGILPNGESALHAAALTGQMTVARQLVGAGADPLLVNQEGVTPLQLAIRHSQTQVANYLKDKVRTRTGTS encoded by the exons ATGATGATTGGAAAAATCGATACTCGCGCACCGCTGAGAGTAGAAAcg aaAGAGTCCCCGTGGGATGTGGAGCTGCACTTGGCTGCAGCGCGCGGCGACGCCAAACGTCTGCGGGTCCTCCTGGACTCGGGACGGGTCCACGTCGACTGCAAGGACAAG GATGGGACGACTCCTTTAATATTGGCCGCCGCCGGAGGGCACATTGAGGCAGTCACCGAATTGCTGCAACAAGGGGCGGATCCTAATGCCAGAAGGCTG ACCGGCACCACGGCGCTCTTCTTCGCCGCCCAGGGCGGCTACATGGACATCGCCGGCCTTCTATTGGAGCACGGCGCCGCGGTGGACTCGTGTAGCATA GACGGCGGTACCCCACTTTTCGTCGCGTGCCAGTGCGGTCACCTGGACGTGGTGGAGGGTCTGATCGAAAGAGGCGCCAATCCGAACGCTCACATGAAG GATGGAGCTACGGCCCTCTTCATCGCGGCTCAGAACGGCCACGTGCGTATCCTGGAGGTTCTTCTGGAGCACGGGGCGAAGACGGACGCTGCTCGGACCGACGGTGCCACGCCTTTATGGATAGGAGCACAAATGGGACACGATCACGTCGTGAGAAGGCTTCTGAAAGCTGGCGCGAAGGTCGATGCCACCAGACAC GATGGGGCAACCCCGCTCTTTAAGGCGGCTCATAAGGGACATACTGCCGTGGTCGGGGAACTCCTCAAGTACCGTCCGTCGCTCGGGATTCTTCCA AACGGTGAAAGCGCGCTTCACGCAGCAGCCTTAACAGGACAAATGACAGTGGCGAGGCAACTGGTGGGAGCAGGAGCGGACCCTTTGCTCGTCAACCAAGAGGGTGTCACGCCTCTTCAGTTGGCAATTAGACACTCGCAGACTCAAGTCGCGAATTATCTGAAGGATAAAGTTAGAACACGGACCGGGACGTCTTAG